In Kwoniella newhampshirensis strain CBS 13917 chromosome 4, whole genome shotgun sequence, one DNA window encodes the following:
- a CDS encoding mitogen-activated protein kinase HOG1 has protein sequence MADFVKLSIFGTVFEVTTRYVDLQPVGMGAFGLVCSAKDQLSGTSVAIKKIMKPFSTPVLSKRTYRELKLLKHLRHENIISLSDIFISPLEDIYFVTELLGTDLHRLLTSRPLEKQFIQYFLYQILRGLKYVHSAGVVHRDLKPSNILVNENCDLKICDFGLARIQDPQMTGYVSTRYYRAPEIMLTWQKYDVAVDIWSTGCIFAEMLEGKPLFPGKDHVNQFSIITELLGTPPDDVIQTIASENTLRFVQSLPKREKVPFSTKFPNADPLSLDLLEKMLVFDPRTRISAAEALAHEYLAPYHDPTDEPVAAEVFDWSFNDADLPVDTWKVMMYSEILDFHNLGDISQNEAEGPITGEVPAAPAS, from the exons ATGGCTGATTTTGTCAAGCTCTCCATTTTCGGCACC GTCTTCGAGGTGACCACGCGTTATGTCGACCTTCAACCCGTCGGTATGGGAGCTTTCGGTCTCGTCTG CTCCGCGAAAGACCAGCTCTCCGGTACCTCCGTCGCTatcaagaagatcatgAAACCATTCTCCACACCAGTATTGAGCAAGAGGACCTACCGAGAGCTGAAATTGCTCAAACACTTGAGACACGAGAAC atcatctcgctcaGTGACATCTTCATTTCTCCTCTTGAGGACAT CTACTTCGTTACAGAACTTCTCGGTACCGATCTCCACCGGCTGCTcacttctcgtcctctcgaGAAGCAGTTCATTCAATACTTCCTCTACCAGATTCTCCGAGGTCTCAAATACGTTCACTCCGCTGGTGTCGTCCACCGTGACTTGAAGCCTTCCAACATTCTCGTCAACGAGAACTGTGATTTGAAG ATCTGTGACTTTGGTCTTGCACGAATCCAGGACCCCCAAATGACCGGTTACGTGTCGACCAGATATTACAGAGCGCCTGAGATCATGTTGACGTGGCAAAAGTATGACGTTGCTG TCGACATCTGGAGTACCGGTTGCATCTTCGCTGAGATGTTGGAGGGCAAGCCCTTGTTCCCCGGGAAGGACC ACGTCAACCAGTTCTCCATCATTACGGAGCTGCTCGGTACCCCTCCCGACGATGTGATTCAGACAATCGCGAGCGAGAAT ACTCTACGATTCGTCCAGAGCTTGCCCAAGAGAGAAAAGgtccccttctccaccaagTTCCCGAACGCCGATCCCCTCT CTCTGGACTTGTTAGAGAAGATGCTCGTCTTCGACCCTCGAACGCGTATCTCCGCCGCTGAAGCTCTTGCACACGAATACCTTGCGCCTTACCACGACCCTACAGACGAACCCGTTGCTGCCGAGGTGTTCGACTGGAGTTTCAACGATGCCGACTTGCCTGTTGACACCTGGAAGGTAATGATGTACAGCGAGATCCTTG ACTTCCACAATCTCGGTGACATCTCTCAAAACGAGGCTGAAGGTCCTATCACCGGCGAGGTCcctgctgctcctgcttcaTAG